One window from the genome of Ammoniphilus sp. CFH 90114 encodes:
- a CDS encoding DUF4912 domain-containing protein — MDVDIQELRKKKFTIEQIADHLGMTVGQIKYRLYKKNPFPQAVDKQPNPSVSRKKPALPNYYGEQEIVLMVQGPTVLFTYWEVTWPLMSLVSDFLGAAYEHVTKVIRIYDVTDIWFDGTNHHGYQEAMFEDGTDNWFFHNMTPNRTYITEMGILRDNHYIPLMRSKPKATPNNQEAGEFSRLVEVTPSVSSERTKPRWFENFSTYSIY; from the coding sequence TCACTTAGGGATGACTGTAGGTCAGATCAAGTACAGATTGTACAAAAAGAATCCTTTCCCTCAAGCCGTGGATAAACAGCCTAATCCATCTGTCTCGAGAAAAAAGCCTGCATTGCCAAACTACTACGGAGAGCAAGAAATCGTTTTGATGGTTCAAGGCCCAACCGTTCTCTTTACATATTGGGAAGTTACTTGGCCACTTATGTCCTTGGTCAGCGATTTCTTAGGTGCAGCTTACGAGCATGTAACCAAAGTGATAAGAATATATGATGTGACGGATATATGGTTTGATGGAACCAATCATCATGGGTATCAGGAAGCCATGTTTGAAGACGGTACGGACAACTGGTTTTTCCATAACATGACCCCTAATCGAACCTATATAACGGAAATGGGAATTCTAAGAGACAACCATTATATTCCCCTCATGCGCTCCAAGCCTAAGGCTACTCCGAATAATCAAGAAGCTGGGGAATTTAGTCGATTGGTTGAAGTGACCCCGTCTGTTTCAAGTGAAAGAACCAAACCACGATGGTTTGAAAATTTTTCTACCTATTCAATTTATTAA